Proteins encoded together in one uncultured Flavobacterium sp. window:
- a CDS encoding RNA polymerase sigma factor, producing MKIIHLHQEETEIIKLAVENNRQAQQQIYSRFSPKMLSVCRQYIKDIQLAEDVMITAFMKVFTNLNKFEHKGSFEGWIRRIMINECISYLRVHKKVKFTEDEIYVEESFNAIDSKFSTDQIQFLIDALPDGYKMIFNLYAIEGYKHNEIAKMLGINEGTSKSQLSHARKMLQTQINTLKKQDNGTE from the coding sequence ATGAAAATTATTCATTTACATCAAGAAGAAACCGAAATTATAAAGTTGGCTGTCGAAAATAATCGGCAAGCGCAACAGCAAATATATAGTCGGTTTTCACCAAAGATGTTAAGTGTTTGCCGACAATATATTAAAGACATTCAATTGGCCGAAGATGTAATGATAACCGCTTTCATGAAAGTATTTACCAACTTAAATAAGTTTGAGCACAAAGGAAGTTTTGAAGGTTGGATTCGCAGGATTATGATCAACGAATGTATCTCTTATTTAAGAGTTCATAAAAAAGTAAAGTTTACCGAAGATGAGATCTATGTCGAAGAAAGTTTTAATGCAATTGACAGTAAATTTTCGACAGATCAGATTCAGTTTTTAATAGACGCTTTACCGGACGGTTACAAAATGATTTTTAATTTATACGCCATAGAAGGATATAAACATAATGAAATTGCCAAGATGTTAGGAATTAATGAAGGAACATCGAAATCGCAATTATCGCACGCTAGAAAAATGCTGCAAACACAAATTAATACATTAAAAAAACAAGATAATGGAACCGAATAA